The Streptomyces luteogriseus genome includes a window with the following:
- a CDS encoding SWIM zinc finger family protein, with protein sequence MTPREDRAPAPGDDATGARPADEARRALREARERAAQDPARTEPSPAGGAAAQEEAPGPADAAREALRRAVSGRRGDDACEVAGPSASEGGAERHDTTAPGVDSGPEDVGTPRDADARADSPAVVNPEPRESGAPRTSPEETTPAGAAPARSADRPGAEPRAADVAREALRAARDDARRAREETEREGARRRRRARQRAVDDRAAAARRAGADASGRGAHGLRQLLSDAFRMPDLSDATSDDHELTTGQESRSARTADPLRGMGAAGSDVPDRGNGLAASGSDVPDRGQDLAAANPETSDTGHGLAASGPDAPNTWHGLAAPGSDAPGSGQDLATASREASGSGQDLAAASPEASGSGSGLTAPSSDAPGGGHHLGAANPETPDRGHGLTSSGPEASGSGQDLAAANPETPDRGHDLVVPRPDTPDTGHDLTAPSPETPRSAGSPESRPEASAAPTTGTSDPAPREPAPIPHGNGRADQDLAPTQHHDAQHHDAPPTTDTPPSDTPTRPAPASVATPPPSHTRPRHPAPTSSASHAPRSARSPRSMAAPSRDNELRRTFPPLPPRDGDRFAESWWGNAWVEALEQGALDVKRLERGRGYAGQGHVDAITVTPGLVLAYVQGSRPRPYRVQVRLRTLDDTDWDRFLDAAADRPGHIAALLDKEMPQSLAECGVPLLPGPGDLEPHCSCPDRGHPCKHAAALCYQTARLLDADPFVLLLLRGRGERDLLDALSRLSATRAARAAQDRGPAPLPGVRAAEVLASRAPAPLPAPLPPPAHPEQPPAYPAAPGGPDPFALDQLATDAAARAHALLGTGRDPVGQLTFWQDAVRLAAARPGAGLTAGTRALYASLAAAAGRTPSELARAVAAWRQGGPEGLAVLEEPWDPPAGRFDRARPLLLAADLPAFRPRRNHLTHPQGHVQLRLGRDGLWYAYESEPGRDDWWPRGTPDLDPVGALTGLGLPGDL encoded by the coding sequence ATGACACCCCGCGAGGACCGTGCACCCGCCCCCGGGGACGACGCGACGGGCGCCCGCCCGGCCGACGAGGCCCGCCGCGCGCTGCGCGAGGCCCGCGAGCGGGCGGCTCAGGACCCGGCCCGTACGGAACCCTCACCGGCCGGGGGAGCCGCCGCCCAGGAGGAGGCTCCCGGTCCGGCGGACGCGGCACGCGAAGCGCTGCGGAGGGCGGTGTCCGGGCGGCGGGGGGACGATGCCTGCGAGGTCGCCGGCCCCTCCGCTTCCGAAGGCGGCGCTGAGCGGCACGACACGACTGCCCCCGGTGTGGACAGTGGGCCGGAGGACGTCGGCACGCCCCGCGACGCCGATGCACGCGCGGACAGCCCGGCGGTCGTGAATCCGGAGCCGCGGGAATCCGGCGCCCCGCGGACGAGTCCGGAGGAGACCACCCCGGCCGGTGCGGCCCCCGCACGGTCTGCCGACCGGCCGGGCGCCGAGCCGCGGGCCGCGGACGTCGCACGCGAGGCGCTGCGCGCGGCTCGGGACGACGCACGGCGGGCCCGCGAGGAGACCGAGCGGGAAGGTGCCCGCCGCAGGCGCCGGGCCCGGCAGCGCGCCGTGGACGACAGGGCGGCAGCTGCGCGACGGGCGGGCGCGGACGCCTCCGGCAGGGGCGCGCACGGCCTACGGCAGTTGCTGTCCGACGCCTTCCGGATGCCGGACCTGTCGGACGCGACCTCGGACGACCATGAGCTGACGACCGGGCAGGAGAGCCGGTCCGCTCGCACGGCCGACCCGCTGCGGGGCATGGGCGCGGCGGGCTCGGATGTGCCGGACCGTGGGAACGGCTTGGCTGCATCGGGCTCGGATGTGCCGGACCGTGGGCAGGACTTGGCTGCGGCGAACCCGGAGACGTCGGACACCGGGCACGGCCTGGCCGCATCGGGCCCGGATGCGCCGAACACATGGCATGGCCTGGCCGCGCCGGGCTCGGATGCGCCTGGCAGCGGGCAGGACTTGGCCACGGCGAGCCGGGAGGCGTCGGGCAGCGGGCAGGACTTGGCCGCGGCGAGCCCGGAGGCGTCGGGCAGTGGGAGCGGCCTGACCGCGCCGAGCTCGGATGCGCCGGGTGGTGGGCACCACTTGGGCGCGGCGAACCCGGAGACGCCGGACCGTGGGCACGGCCTGACCTCATCGGGCCCGGAGGCGTCGGGCAGCGGGCAGGACTTGGCCGCGGCGAACCCGGAGACGCCGGACCGTGGGCACGACTTGGTCGTGCCGCGCCCCGACACGCCGGACACTGGGCACGACTTGACCGCGCCGAGCCCGGAAACGCCGCGCAGCGCAGGAAGCCCGGAATCTCGTCCCGAGGCCTCGGCTGCCCCGACCACCGGCACGAGTGACCCGGCCCCCCGGGAACCGGCCCCCATCCCGCACGGCAACGGCCGGGCCGACCAGGATCTCGCCCCCACCCAGCACCACGACGCCCAGCACCACGACGCCCCGCCCACCACCGATACCCCGCCCTCAGACACCCCGACCAGGCCTGCCCCGGCCTCCGTCGCGACCCCACCCCCGTCCCACACCCGGCCCCGCCACCCCGCGCCCACGAGCTCCGCGTCCCACGCCCCCCGGTCGGCCCGATCCCCCCGGTCCATGGCCGCCCCGTCCCGTGACAACGAACTCCGCCGTACCTTCCCGCCCCTCCCGCCCCGGGACGGCGACCGCTTCGCCGAGAGCTGGTGGGGCAACGCCTGGGTCGAGGCGCTGGAGCAGGGAGCGCTCGACGTGAAGCGGCTGGAGCGCGGGCGGGGATACGCGGGACAGGGGCATGTCGACGCCATCACCGTGACCCCCGGCCTCGTGCTGGCCTACGTCCAGGGCAGCCGCCCCCGCCCGTACCGCGTCCAGGTGCGCCTGCGCACGCTCGACGACACCGACTGGGACCGCTTCCTGGACGCCGCCGCCGACCGCCCCGGGCACATCGCGGCCCTGCTCGACAAGGAGATGCCCCAGTCCCTCGCGGAGTGCGGCGTGCCGCTGCTGCCCGGCCCCGGTGACCTGGAGCCCCATTGCAGCTGCCCCGACCGCGGCCACCCCTGCAAGCACGCGGCCGCCCTCTGCTACCAGACCGCCCGGCTGCTCGACGCCGACCCCTTCGTCCTGCTCCTGCTGCGCGGCCGGGGCGAGCGGGACCTGCTCGACGCGCTGTCGCGGCTGAGCGCCACCCGCGCGGCGCGCGCCGCGCAGGACAGGGGCCCGGCGCCCCTGCCCGGCGTGCGGGCGGCGGAGGTGCTCGCCTCGCGCGCCCCCGCGCCCCTCCCCGCTCCATTGCCTCCGCCCGCCCACCCCGAGCAGCCCCCGGCCTACCCGGCGGCTCCAGGCGGCCCGGACCCCTTCGCGCTGGACCAGTTGGCCACGGACGCCGCGGCCCGCGCCCACGCCCTGCTCGGCACCGGCCGTGACCCGGTCGGGCAGCTCACCTTCTGGCAGGACGCCGTCCGCCTGGCCGCCGCCCGACCCGGGGCGGGACTCACCGCCGGCACCCGGGCGCTCTACGCGTCCCTCGCCGCCGCGGCGGGCCGTACCCCGTCCGAGCTGGCCCGGGCGGTCGCCGCCTGGCGTCAGGGCGGACCGGAGGGCCTCGCCGTACTGGAGGAGCCGTGGGATCCGCCGGCCGGGCGGTTCGACCGGGCCCGCCCTCTCCTGCTCGCCGCCGACCTGCCCGCCTTCCGGCCCCGGCGCAACCACCTCACCCACCCCCAGGGCCACGTCCAGCTCCGTCTCGGCCGCGACGGCCTCTGGTACGCGTACGAGTCCGAGCCGGGCCGCGACGACTGGTGGCCCAGAGGCACGCCGGACCTGGACCCGGTCGGCGCCCTCACCGGCCTCGGGCTGCCGGGCGACCTCTGA
- a CDS encoding DEAD/DEAH box helicase yields MREAAQVAERTGDTTVPVRLPAVFLPAPLPREGRIAFWDPEGEPLPPGDAQDTADARDTELTVVRRHGAAGVRRRTTRALTLPLDAALPLLVRARHDPAAHPATACWGAAALHALRLTARGRLLPGLTAMGHDAWRAGPLDPDDIAHLRAVAAALPYEGHAVPLPGPGPILLPEPEALVRAFLDAVADTLPRTPAAPHTSGRPFAAREAQHLPTAHDWAAEVAAGMDAGVRISLRLDLSAYDLFDDASGGARSAGAAIVQVHSLADPTLVADAAALWAGAADAFGPRARVDAALAVRRAARVWPPLDRLADQDVPDVLALTEDELSDLLGVAATRLAAAGVAVHWPRDLAQDLSAAAVVRTAPGSATDGTGFFESEDLLQFRWQLALGGDPLTDTEMDALAEAHRPVVRLRDQWVLVDPALVRKARKRDLGLLDPVDALSVALTGTADVDGETVEAVPVGALAALRDRLTAGIRPAEPPPALRATLRDYQLRGLAWLDLMTSLGLGGCLADDMGLGKTVTLIALHLKRARREPTLVVCPASLLGNWQREINRFAPGVPVRRFHGPDRSLDDLDGGFVLTTYGTMRSAAPALADRTWGMVVADEAQHVKNPYSATAKALRTIPAPARVALTGTPVENNLSELWALLDWTTPGLLGPLKSFRARHARAVENGEDEEAVERLARLVRPFLLRRKKSDPGIVPELPPKTETDHPVPLTREQAALYEAVVRESMLAIETAEGMPRRGLVLKLLTSLKQICNHPALFLKEEHTPSAGDRLAARSGKLALLDELLDTLLAEDGSALVFTQYVGMARLITSHLATRAVPVDLLHGGTPVPERERMVDRFQAGSTPVLVLSLKAAGTGLNLTRAGHVVHFDRWWNPAVEEQATDRAYRIGQTQPVQVHRLITEGTVEDRIAEMLRSKRALADAILGSGESSLTELTDRELTDLVSLRRSA; encoded by the coding sequence ATGCGAGAGGCGGCCCAGGTGGCCGAGCGGACGGGGGACACCACTGTCCCGGTCCGGCTCCCCGCCGTCTTCCTGCCCGCGCCCCTCCCGCGCGAGGGCCGCATCGCCTTCTGGGACCCCGAGGGCGAGCCCCTCCCCCCAGGGGACGCGCAAGACACCGCGGACGCCCGGGACACCGAGCTGACCGTCGTACGACGGCACGGCGCCGCCGGAGTCCGGCGCCGCACCACCCGTGCGCTGACCCTCCCGCTCGACGCGGCCCTGCCGCTCCTCGTGCGCGCCCGGCACGACCCCGCGGCCCACCCCGCCACGGCCTGCTGGGGCGCCGCCGCCCTGCACGCCCTGCGGCTGACCGCCCGCGGCCGGCTGCTGCCCGGCCTCACCGCCATGGGCCACGACGCCTGGCGGGCCGGCCCCCTCGACCCCGACGACATCGCGCACCTGCGCGCGGTGGCCGCCGCCCTGCCCTACGAGGGCCACGCCGTGCCGCTGCCGGGCCCCGGCCCGATCCTGCTGCCCGAACCGGAAGCCCTGGTACGCGCCTTCCTCGACGCGGTCGCCGACACCCTGCCCCGCACCCCGGCCGCGCCCCACACCTCCGGCAGGCCCTTCGCCGCCCGCGAGGCCCAGCACCTGCCCACCGCCCACGACTGGGCCGCCGAGGTCGCCGCCGGCATGGACGCCGGCGTGCGGATCTCGCTGCGCCTGGACTTGTCGGCGTACGACCTGTTCGACGACGCCTCCGGCGGTGCCCGCAGCGCCGGAGCCGCGATCGTCCAGGTGCACAGCCTCGCCGACCCCACCCTCGTCGCCGACGCGGCGGCCCTGTGGGCGGGCGCCGCCGACGCCTTCGGGCCCCGCGCGCGCGTGGACGCCGCCCTCGCCGTGCGCCGCGCGGCCCGCGTCTGGCCCCCGCTCGACCGGCTCGCCGACCAGGACGTGCCCGACGTGCTGGCCCTGACCGAGGACGAGCTCAGCGACCTGCTCGGCGTCGCGGCGACCCGGCTCGCGGCCGCCGGGGTCGCCGTGCACTGGCCCCGGGACCTCGCGCAGGACCTGTCCGCCGCGGCGGTGGTCCGAACGGCCCCCGGCTCGGCGACCGACGGCACCGGCTTCTTCGAGAGCGAGGACCTCCTCCAGTTCCGCTGGCAGCTGGCGCTCGGCGGCGACCCGCTCACCGACACCGAGATGGACGCCCTCGCCGAGGCCCACCGCCCGGTCGTCCGGCTGCGCGACCAGTGGGTGCTGGTGGACCCGGCGCTCGTCCGCAAGGCCCGCAAACGGGACCTGGGCCTGCTCGACCCGGTCGACGCGCTGTCCGTAGCCCTGACCGGCACGGCCGACGTCGACGGCGAGACGGTCGAGGCCGTCCCCGTCGGTGCGCTGGCCGCCCTGCGCGACCGCCTGACCGCGGGGATCCGCCCGGCCGAACCACCCCCGGCCCTTCGGGCCACCCTCCGGGACTACCAGCTCCGGGGCCTGGCCTGGCTCGACCTGATGACCTCCCTCGGCCTCGGCGGCTGCCTCGCCGACGACATGGGCCTCGGCAAGACCGTCACCCTCATCGCCCTGCACCTCAAGCGGGCCCGCCGCGAACCGACCCTGGTGGTCTGCCCTGCCTCCCTGCTGGGCAACTGGCAGCGGGAGATCAACCGCTTCGCCCCCGGCGTCCCCGTCCGCCGCTTCCACGGCCCGGACCGCAGCCTCGACGACCTGGACGGCGGCTTCGTCCTCACCACCTACGGCACCATGCGCTCGGCGGCCCCCGCCCTGGCCGACCGCACCTGGGGCATGGTCGTCGCCGACGAGGCGCAGCACGTCAAGAACCCCTACTCGGCCACCGCCAAGGCCCTGCGCACGATCCCGGCCCCCGCGCGCGTGGCCCTGACCGGCACCCCCGTCGAGAACAACCTCTCGGAGCTGTGGGCGCTGCTCGACTGGACCACCCCGGGCCTGCTCGGCCCGCTGAAGTCCTTCCGCGCCCGGCACGCGCGCGCCGTGGAGAACGGCGAGGACGAGGAGGCGGTGGAGCGTCTGGCCCGGCTGGTCCGGCCCTTCCTGCTGCGCCGCAAGAAGTCCGACCCGGGCATCGTGCCCGAGCTGCCGCCCAAGACGGAGACCGATCATCCGGTGCCGCTCACCCGTGAACAGGCCGCGCTGTACGAGGCGGTCGTCCGCGAGTCGATGCTCGCCATCGAGACGGCCGAGGGCATGCCCCGCCGCGGCCTGGTTCTGAAGCTCCTCACCTCGCTGAAGCAGATCTGCAACCACCCCGCGCTGTTCCTCAAGGAGGAGCACACCCCGTCCGCCGGCGACCGGCTCGCCGCCCGCTCCGGGAAACTCGCCCTGCTGGACGAGCTGCTGGACACCCTGCTGGCCGAGGACGGGTCCGCCCTCGTCTTCACCCAGTACGTCGGGATGGCCCGCCTGATCACGTCCCATCTGGCCACCCGCGCCGTCCCGGTCGACCTCCTCCACGGCGGCACGCCGGTCCCCGAGAGGGAGCGCATGGTGGACCGTTTCCAGGCCGGTTCGACGCCGGTCCTGGTGCTGTCGCTCAAGGCGGCCGGGACCGGCCTCAACCTCACCCGGGCGGGCCATGTCGTGCACTTCGACCGCTGGTGGAACCCGGCCGTCGAGGAACAGGCCACCGACCGCGCGTACCGCATCGGCCAGACCCAGCCGGTCCAGGTGCACCGCCTCATCACGGAGGGCACCGTCGAGGACCGCATCGCCGAGATGCTCCGGTCCAAGCGTGCCCTGGCCGACGCGATCCTCGGCTCCGGCGAGTCCTCCCTCACGGAACTGACGGACCGGGAGCTGACCGACCTGGTGTCCCTGCGGAGGTCGGCATGA
- a CDS encoding ROK family glucokinase: MSTYRDFTAPIGSRRATVLRTVGTRERRSHLTAPRVPTVGIDIGGTKVMAGVVDADGNILEMLRTETPDKSKSPKVVEDTIAELVLDLSDRHDVHAVGIGAAGWVDADRNRVLFAPHLSWRNEPLRDRLSGRLSVPVLVDNDANTAAWAEWRFGAGRGEDHLVMITLGTGIGGAILEDGQVKRGKYGVAGEFGHMQVVPGGHRCPCGNRGCWEQYSSGNALVREARELAAADSPVAYGIIEHVKGSIGDITGPMITELARDGDAMCIELLQDIGQWLGVGIANLAAALDPSCFVIGGGVSAADDLLIGPARDAFKRHLTGRGYRPEARIVRAQLGPEAGMVGAADLARLVARRFRRAKRRRVERYERYERYTQSLRSTQETL; this comes from the coding sequence ATGAGCACCTACCGCGACTTCACCGCCCCCATCGGCTCCCGCCGTGCCACCGTGCTCCGCACCGTCGGCACCCGGGAGCGCCGCTCGCACCTGACGGCCCCCCGCGTGCCCACGGTCGGCATCGACATCGGCGGTACGAAGGTGATGGCGGGTGTCGTCGACGCCGACGGCAACATCCTGGAGATGCTCCGCACGGAGACCCCGGACAAGTCCAAGAGCCCCAAGGTCGTCGAGGACACCATCGCCGAGCTGGTCCTTGACCTCTCCGACCGGCACGACGTGCACGCCGTCGGCATCGGCGCGGCCGGCTGGGTGGACGCCGACCGCAACCGCGTGCTGTTCGCCCCCCACCTGTCCTGGCGCAACGAACCGCTCCGCGACCGCCTCTCGGGCCGGCTGTCCGTCCCGGTCCTGGTGGACAACGACGCCAACACCGCCGCCTGGGCCGAGTGGCGCTTCGGCGCCGGGCGCGGCGAGGACCACCTCGTCATGATCACCCTCGGCACCGGCATCGGCGGCGCGATCCTGGAGGACGGCCAGGTCAAGCGCGGCAAGTACGGCGTCGCCGGAGAGTTCGGCCACATGCAGGTCGTACCCGGCGGACACCGCTGCCCGTGCGGCAACCGCGGCTGCTGGGAGCAGTACAGCTCCGGAAACGCCCTGGTGCGCGAGGCCCGCGAGCTGGCCGCCGCCGACTCGCCGGTCGCGTACGGGATCATCGAGCACGTCAAGGGCAGCATCGGCGACATCACCGGCCCGATGATCACCGAGCTGGCCCGCGACGGCGACGCCATGTGCATCGAACTGCTCCAGGACATCGGCCAGTGGCTCGGCGTCGGCATCGCCAACCTCGCCGCCGCCCTCGACCCCTCCTGCTTCGTGATCGGCGGCGGTGTCTCGGCCGCCGACGACCTGCTGATCGGCCCCGCCCGGGACGCCTTCAAGCGGCATCTCACCGGCCGCGGCTACCGCCCCGAGGCCCGCATCGTCCGGGCCCAGCTCGGCCCGGAGGCCGGCATGGTCGGCGCCGCCGACCTCGCCCGGCTGGTCGCCCGCCGCTTCCGCCGCGCCAAGCGCCGCCGCGTGGAGCGGTACGAGCGCTACGAGCGGTACACGCAGTCGCTGCGCAGTACCCAGGAGACGTTGTGA
- a CDS encoding GntR family transcriptional regulator, protein MQLELSVDRSSPVPLYFQLSQQLEAAIEHGTLTPGSLLGNEIELAARLGLSRPTVRQAIQSLVDKGLLVRRRGVGTQVVHSQVKRPLELSSLYDDLEAAGQRPATRVLVNRLVPASAEVAAALGVAEDSDVHRVERLRLAHGEPMAYLCNFLPPGLIDLDTDQLETTGLYRMMRSAGITLHSARQSIGARAATKEEAERLAEEAGAPLLTMQRVTFDDTGRAVEFGTHTYRPTRYSFEFQLLVRT, encoded by the coding sequence GTGCAGCTCGAGCTGAGTGTGGACCGCAGCTCTCCCGTGCCGTTGTACTTCCAGCTGTCCCAGCAGCTGGAGGCCGCGATCGAGCACGGCACGCTGACCCCCGGCAGCCTGCTGGGCAACGAGATCGAGCTCGCCGCCCGGCTCGGCCTGTCCCGGCCGACCGTCCGTCAGGCGATCCAGTCGCTCGTCGACAAGGGCCTCCTCGTACGCCGCCGGGGCGTGGGCACCCAGGTCGTGCACAGCCAGGTCAAACGCCCGCTCGAGCTCAGCAGCCTCTACGACGACCTGGAGGCGGCGGGCCAGCGCCCGGCCACCCGCGTGCTCGTCAACAGGCTCGTCCCCGCCTCCGCCGAGGTCGCCGCCGCACTCGGCGTCGCCGAGGACAGCGACGTCCACCGCGTCGAACGCCTCCGCCTCGCCCACGGCGAGCCCATGGCCTACCTCTGCAACTTCCTGCCGCCCGGCCTCATCGACCTCGACACGGACCAGCTGGAGACCACCGGCCTCTACCGCATGATGCGGTCGGCGGGCATCACCCTGCACAGCGCCCGTCAGTCGATCGGCGCCCGGGCGGCGACGAAGGAGGAGGCGGAGCGGCTGGCGGAGGAGGCGGGCGCGCCGCTGCTGACCATGCAGCGGGTGACGTTCGACGACACCGGTCGAGCAGTGGAATTCGGCACACACACGTACCGTCCGACGCGCTACTCCTTCGAGTTCCAGCTGCTCGTACGGACGTGA
- a CDS encoding Gfo/Idh/MocA family protein, producing MRIGVIGTGRIGTLHANTLSRHREVGSLILTDADAARAQGLAHRLGETAAPGVEEIFRWGVDAVVITTATSAHAELIGRAARSGLPVFCEKPIALDLPGSLTAIAEVEAAGTVLQMGFQRRFDAGYTGAREAVRSGRLGRLHTVRALTSDQAPPDAAWLPLSGGLYRDTLIHDFDVLRWVTDREVTDVYAAGSDAGPRMFREAGDVDTAAALLTLDDGTLATLTATRMNGAGYDVRMELAGERDQIVVGLDDRTPIASTEPTGPPAADKPWPGFLERFGPAYEAELNAFVEVVRGERANPCDGREALQALRIAEACELSRRERRPVHLAEIAGGSPPPFA from the coding sequence ATGCGCATCGGCGTCATCGGTACGGGCCGCATCGGCACCCTCCACGCGAACACGCTCAGCCGGCATCGCGAGGTCGGCTCCCTGATCCTCACGGACGCGGACGCCGCCCGGGCCCAGGGACTGGCGCACCGGCTGGGCGAGACGGCGGCGCCCGGCGTGGAGGAGATCTTCCGCTGGGGCGTCGACGCCGTGGTGATCACGACGGCGACGTCGGCCCACGCCGAACTGATCGGTCGGGCAGCACGCTCGGGTCTGCCGGTGTTCTGCGAGAAGCCCATCGCGCTGGATCTGCCGGGGTCCCTGACCGCGATCGCCGAGGTCGAGGCGGCCGGGACTGTTCTCCAGATGGGCTTCCAGCGCCGCTTCGACGCGGGCTACACGGGTGCGCGCGAGGCCGTGCGGTCCGGCCGGCTGGGGCGGCTGCACACGGTGCGAGCGTTGACCAGCGACCAGGCGCCGCCGGACGCCGCGTGGCTGCCGTTGTCCGGCGGCCTGTACCGGGACACGCTGATCCACGACTTCGACGTGCTGCGCTGGGTGACCGACCGGGAGGTCACGGACGTCTACGCGGCCGGGTCCGACGCCGGGCCGCGGATGTTCCGCGAGGCGGGCGACGTCGACACCGCCGCCGCGCTCCTCACCCTCGACGACGGGACCCTCGCCACGCTCACCGCGACCCGGATGAACGGGGCCGGCTACGACGTGCGCATGGAGCTCGCCGGGGAACGCGACCAGATCGTGGTCGGCCTGGACGACCGTACGCCGATCGCGTCCACCGAGCCGACCGGGCCACCGGCCGCGGACAAGCCGTGGCCGGGTTTCCTGGAGCGGTTCGGACCTGCCTACGAGGCGGAGCTGAACGCGTTCGTCGAGGTCGTCCGGGGCGAGCGGGCCAACCCCTGCGACGGGCGCGAGGCGCTGCAGGCACTGCGGATCGCCGAGGCGTGCGAACTGTCGCGGCGGGAGCGCAGGCCGGTGCACCTCGCGGAGATCGCCGGCGGTTCCCCGCCCCCGTTCGCCTGA
- a CDS encoding response regulator, which yields MTAIRLLLVDDDPLVRAGLSLMMGGADDLEIVGEAADGAEAEALVDRTRPDVVLMDIRMPTVDGLTATERLRAREDAPQVVVLTTFHADEQVLRALRVGAAGFVLKDTPPAEIIAAVRRVAAGDPVLSPAVTRQLMRHAVGTGPDTRRTRARERIAVLNDREREVAVAVGRGLANAEIATGLFMSVATVKTHVSRILAKLDLNNRVQIALLAYDAGLLEEEQEEH from the coding sequence ATGACTGCGATCAGACTGCTCCTCGTCGACGACGATCCGCTGGTGCGGGCCGGGCTGTCCCTCATGATGGGCGGCGCCGACGACCTCGAGATCGTCGGTGAGGCCGCCGACGGCGCCGAGGCGGAGGCCCTCGTCGACCGCACCCGCCCGGACGTCGTGCTCATGGACATCCGGATGCCGACGGTGGACGGTCTCACGGCCACGGAGCGGCTGCGCGCCCGCGAGGACGCCCCGCAGGTGGTGGTGCTCACCACCTTCCACGCCGACGAGCAGGTCCTGCGGGCGCTGCGCGTGGGCGCCGCCGGATTCGTCCTCAAGGACACCCCGCCGGCCGAGATCATCGCGGCGGTGCGCCGTGTCGCGGCCGGCGACCCGGTCCTGTCGCCCGCGGTCACCCGCCAGTTGATGCGGCACGCCGTCGGCACCGGCCCCGACACGCGCCGCACCCGTGCCCGGGAACGCATCGCCGTCCTGAACGACCGCGAGCGCGAGGTCGCCGTCGCGGTCGGCCGGGGCCTGGCCAACGCCGAGATCGCCACCGGCCTCTTCATGAGCGTCGCCACCGTGAAGACGCACGTCTCGCGCATCCTGGCCAAGCTCGACCTCAACAACCGCGTGCAGATCGCGCTGCTCGCCTACGACGCGGGGCTCTTGGAGGAGGAGCAGGAAGAGCACTGA
- a CDS encoding sensor histidine kinase, with amino-acid sequence MSGDDVGHASPVPAGGTPALITGRRWFFPSALLHELDPDAARAGRRPRRTARDWIVDFSCFLLAVLVGATAMEALADNPHVPPGLAAVDQVIGALACAAVWLRRRWPLGLAVAMTPLTLVSDTSGGAGLIALFTLAVHRPFRYVAWVGGINVALVPLYYWVRPDADLPYLVSVAFVVVLTVAIVGWGMFVRAKRQLMVSLRDRARRAETEARLRADQAQRLAREAIAREMHDVLAHRLTLLSVHAGALEFRPDAPPAQTARAAGVIRESAHEALQDLREIIGVLRAGEPDDTGRPQPTLAALDTLVAESREAGMKVALEQRVEDSATVPASVGRTAYRIAQEGLTNARKHAPGTEVTVTVTGTPGTGLTVRVHNPPPVGEVPHVPGSGQGLIGLTERATLAGGRLEHARTPGGGFEVRAWLPWQ; translated from the coding sequence GTGAGTGGTGACGACGTGGGGCACGCCTCCCCGGTACCGGCGGGAGGGACGCCCGCGCTGATCACCGGGCGCAGATGGTTCTTCCCATCGGCCCTCCTGCACGAACTCGATCCCGACGCCGCACGGGCCGGCAGGCGGCCCCGGCGCACCGCCCGCGACTGGATCGTCGACTTCTCCTGCTTCCTGCTGGCCGTGCTGGTGGGCGCGACCGCCATGGAGGCGCTCGCCGACAACCCCCACGTGCCGCCCGGGCTCGCCGCCGTCGACCAGGTGATCGGCGCGCTGGCCTGCGCGGCGGTCTGGCTGCGGCGCCGCTGGCCGCTGGGGCTGGCCGTGGCCATGACGCCCCTGACCCTCGTCTCGGACACCTCGGGCGGCGCGGGCCTGATCGCCCTGTTCACCCTCGCGGTGCACCGCCCCTTCCGGTACGTGGCCTGGGTGGGCGGCATCAACGTGGCGTTGGTGCCGCTCTACTACTGGGTGCGGCCCGACGCGGACCTCCCCTATCTGGTGAGCGTTGCCTTCGTGGTGGTGCTCACCGTGGCGATCGTCGGCTGGGGCATGTTCGTACGGGCCAAACGGCAGCTGATGGTGAGCCTCAGGGACCGCGCCCGGCGCGCCGAGACGGAGGCGCGGCTGCGGGCCGATCAGGCGCAGCGGCTCGCCCGCGAGGCCATCGCCCGGGAGATGCACGACGTGCTCGCCCACCGGCTGACGCTGCTGAGCGTGCACGCGGGCGCTCTGGAATTCCGGCCCGACGCGCCTCCCGCGCAGACGGCGCGGGCGGCGGGCGTGATCCGGGAGAGCGCGCACGAGGCGCTCCAGGACCTGCGGGAGATCATCGGCGTGCTGCGCGCGGGCGAGCCCGACGACACGGGCCGGCCGCAGCCGACCCTGGCGGCGCTGGACACGCTGGTCGCCGAGTCCCGCGAGGCCGGCATGAAGGTCGCCCTGGAGCAGCGCGTCGAGGACTCCGCCACCGTGCCGGCCTCCGTCGGGCGCACCGCCTACCGGATCGCCCAGGAGGGCCTGACCAACGCGCGCAAGCACGCCCCCGGCACGGAGGTCACGGTGACCGTCACCGGCACGCCGGGCACGGGCCTCACCGTCCGCGTGCACAACCCGCCGCCCGTGGGCGAGGTGCCGCACGTCCCCGGCTCCGGGCAGGGCCTGATCGGCCTCACGGAACGGGCGACCCTCGCGGGCGGCCGGCTGGAGCACGCGCGCACGCCCGGCGGCGGCTTCGAGGTGCGCGCGTGGCTGCCGTGGCAATGA